Proteins from one Rhodanobacteraceae bacterium genomic window:
- a CDS encoding PQQ-like beta-propeller repeat protein codes for MRLHLLLTALAVANPAYAQIEPIWSSTESEVIPYAAQFGRTEHVLLQDGNAFMVASETSRDGLASSVRLAIDGSAVTGQFGHQPIAGGRLSPEAVLATQGDRVLLAMTELDNTRALVAMVDTAGNLRWVRPRYAGQARFLANGDVLLASGNRLIRVNGSDGDTMWVRNLLELHPHAGSVAFQLPTAIDTLIPLSLSFSIGTPDGVGIHPDPLLVSLDAASGAVQWSLPRAPGAARVFEACAPVKLASDTVRAYFEMTNGQVDAVLERRNDFNGTLLWSTRVPAVDYSNGPCALESSNSLVALSTHDEVTQSTLVALDHAGGLRWRTTLPSTLPASLRAAADGAILVATQQALAGGLGTVAQRRRVSDGAVDWSVEIPARNVDWRLVGSELRIAWSLDNLQSELHLERRVAATGALIDAHSALAQAQARRRADVEFVGIEPYAAMAGLGPDQRGVRVRRLDPDTGAPIWEQLLELDEYPSRIDAVRVQGGAASRLLVHVVYVDSDLLRPALRQAVLSIDSASGALLWQSAWRSSPFGIRSVVSGPNGEVHVVHPECIDPPACTQEFEFVAKLSPLGGQVLWDVPVPNFTTLLGARALDLVVLGGGGIGILGAASGDALWSQPVAGALQSIIAAANGDLYTSRQVTTSGQSRSFVERRSGVDGLAMWSVDPGAPGARVSGPLIATLADGDLLLSARLLGTEPGQSGVSRPLLARIDSASGQVEWSVNPTLQNGRWMSVRPVEGGSVSHRWARSLRYQGSVDFEVEERLALTTVALADGFIGAEHQYAQAYDPPLASRILGNGLLTRVTATGSPMVENYTVGANGIDLPRLERWPAGGTNHGDLRLHLLGEPGRITAQGASTSVEIEIENASPGAVSDVLVGFASTRDGLIAQLRGCELTVGVGTCPIVINSGIDQVVALGSGASMRLRYDISDPDFQPRQARGGDGARGLFHIDPPYAFGDHDLGDNLAEIRMALGGTSIGFE; via the coding sequence ATGCGCCTGCACCTCCTGTTGACCGCCCTTGCTGTTGCCAACCCGGCTTACGCGCAGATCGAGCCGATCTGGTCATCCACCGAATCCGAGGTCATTCCCTACGCCGCCCAGTTCGGCCGCACCGAGCATGTGCTGCTGCAGGACGGCAACGCCTTCATGGTCGCCAGCGAGACCAGTCGCGACGGGCTCGCCAGCAGCGTGAGGCTCGCCATCGATGGCAGCGCGGTGACCGGCCAGTTCGGTCACCAGCCGATCGCCGGCGGGCGCCTGTCGCCGGAGGCGGTACTCGCGACGCAGGGCGATCGCGTGCTGCTGGCGATGACCGAACTCGACAACACGCGGGCGCTGGTGGCGATGGTCGACACCGCCGGGAACCTGCGCTGGGTGCGGCCGCGTTACGCCGGGCAGGCGCGCTTTCTCGCCAATGGCGACGTCCTGCTGGCGTCGGGCAATCGCCTGATCCGCGTCAACGGCAGCGATGGCGACACCATGTGGGTGCGCAACCTGCTCGAACTGCATCCGCATGCCGGCTCGGTCGCTTTCCAGTTGCCGACGGCCATCGACACCCTCATTCCGCTGTCGCTGTCCTTCAGCATCGGCACGCCGGACGGCGTCGGCATCCACCCCGATCCGCTGCTGGTGTCGCTGGACGCCGCCAGCGGCGCGGTGCAATGGTCGCTGCCGCGGGCGCCAGGCGCGGCGCGGGTGTTCGAAGCCTGTGCGCCGGTGAAGCTCGCCAGCGACACCGTGCGTGCCTACTTCGAAATGACCAACGGACAGGTCGATGCGGTGCTCGAGCGCCGCAACGATTTCAACGGCACGCTGCTGTGGTCGACGCGGGTGCCTGCCGTGGACTACAGCAATGGACCGTGCGCGCTGGAGTCCAGCAACAGCCTGGTCGCGCTGTCGACGCACGACGAAGTCACGCAATCGACGCTGGTGGCGCTCGACCATGCCGGTGGCCTGCGTTGGCGGACCACGCTGCCAAGCACGCTGCCCGCAAGCCTGCGCGCGGCGGCCGATGGTGCAATCCTGGTGGCGACCCAGCAAGCACTCGCAGGCGGTCTCGGCACCGTCGCGCAGCGCCGACGCGTCAGCGATGGTGCGGTCGACTGGTCGGTCGAGATTCCCGCGCGCAATGTCGACTGGCGCCTGGTCGGCAGCGAGTTGCGCATCGCGTGGTCGCTCGACAACCTGCAATCCGAGCTGCATCTGGAGCGACGCGTGGCGGCGACCGGCGCGCTGATCGATGCGCACAGCGCCCTCGCACAAGCGCAGGCGCGGCGTCGCGCCGATGTCGAGTTCGTCGGCATCGAGCCCTACGCCGCGATGGCCGGCCTCGGCCCCGACCAGCGCGGCGTGCGCGTGCGCCGGCTCGATCCGGACACCGGCGCACCGATCTGGGAGCAACTGCTGGAACTCGACGAGTATCCGTCGCGCATTGATGCGGTCCGCGTGCAGGGCGGTGCGGCCTCACGCCTGCTGGTGCACGTGGTGTATGTCGACAGCGATCTGCTGCGACCGGCGCTGCGCCAGGCGGTGCTCAGCATCGACAGCGCCAGCGGCGCGCTGCTGTGGCAGTCCGCGTGGCGGTCGTCGCCGTTCGGAATCCGCAGCGTGGTTTCTGGCCCCAATGGCGAAGTCCACGTGGTCCATCCCGAGTGCATCGACCCGCCGGCGTGCACCCAGGAATTCGAATTCGTCGCGAAGCTGTCCCCGCTCGGCGGACAGGTGCTGTGGGACGTGCCGGTGCCGAATTTCACCACCCTGCTGGGTGCGCGCGCGCTTGACCTGGTGGTGCTGGGTGGCGGCGGCATCGGCATCCTCGGCGCCGCCAGCGGCGACGCGCTGTGGTCGCAACCGGTCGCTGGTGCCCTGCAGTCGATCATCGCCGCGGCCAACGGCGATCTCTACACCTCCCGCCAGGTCACCACCTCAGGCCAGTCGCGCAGCTTCGTCGAGCGCCGCTCCGGCGTCGATGGGCTCGCCATGTGGAGCGTCGATCCGGGCGCACCCGGTGCCCGCGTGTCCGGGCCACTGATTGCCACGCTGGCGGACGGCGACCTGCTGCTGAGCGCGCGGCTGCTCGGCACCGAGCCGGGCCAGTCGGGCGTGAGCCGGCCGCTGCTCGCACGCATCGACAGCGCGAGCGGACAGGTCGAATGGAGCGTGAATCCGACGCTGCAGAATGGGCGCTGGATGAGCGTGCGCCCGGTGGAGGGAGGCAGCGTCTCGCACCGTTGGGCGCGCAGCCTGCGCTACCAGGGCAGCGTGGACTTCGAAGTCGAGGAGCGCCTGGCGTTGACCACCGTGGCCCTCGCCGATGGCTTCATCGGCGCCGAACACCAATATGCGCAGGCCTACGACCCGCCGCTGGCCTCGCGCATCCTCGGCAATGGCCTCCTCACCCGCGTCACCGCGACCGGCTCGCCGATGGTGGAGAACTACACGGTCGGCGCCAACGGCATCGACCTGCCGCGGCTGGAACGCTGGCCGGCAGGCGGCACCAACCATGGCGATCTGCGCCTGCACCTGCTCGGCGAGCCCGGACGGATCACGGCGCAGGGCGCATCGACGTCGGTCGAAATCGAGATCGAGAACGCGTCGCCCGGCGCCGTCAGCGATGTCCTGGTCGGATTCGCGTCCACCCGCGATGGCCTGATCGCCCAGTTGCGCGGCTGCGAGTTGACCGTCGGCGTTGGCACCTGCCCGATCGTGATCAACAGTGGCATCGACCAGGTCGTCGCCCTCGGCAGCGGCGCCAGCATGCGGCTGCGCTACGACATCTCCGATCCCGACTTCCAGCCCAGGCAAGCGCGCGGCGGCGACGGCGCGCGCGGCTTGTTCCACATCGATCCGCCCTACGCCTTCGGCGATCACGACCTCGGCGACAACCTCGCCGAGATCCGCATGGCATTGGGTGGGACATCGATCGGTTTCGAATGA
- a CDS encoding DUF1704 domain-containing protein — protein MDEELIRYRDLDAELVALVKDIKMLSTLSWPKRMQDQFIADFRAGKHQLPQVEYKKFNFGDRRRALKAIAQQCDAAHPIGNYLQRTAHSWQVATLLLDHLGSKEMTEYSAHLYGRPGDRIAGSAVNNLEAARHFIGAADDILGNDALGEVEYCLSAEILKHEMEHRLAEVFTQHKVTVVVDPDLVAKAAAGPTRIRLRQSTCFSEYDLSQLLEHEAFVHSLTSLNGRNQTNLGSLGLNSPRITATQEGLAVFSELVTGSIDIMRMKRISLRILAIDMALRGANFIEVFSFFLEQGQSEAESFTSAMRVFRGAPTEGGSAFTKDTVYLHGLLSVHTFFRWALRSGKLELAQHLFAGKMTLQDVVELEPYVQSGFIDPPMYLPPWMRRTNGLAGYLSFSLFVNRIRLDQVEREHVLMGV, from the coding sequence ATGGACGAGGAACTGATCCGCTACCGAGACCTGGACGCCGAACTGGTCGCGCTGGTCAAGGACATCAAGATGCTCAGCACGCTGAGCTGGCCCAAGCGCATGCAGGACCAGTTCATCGCCGATTTCAGGGCCGGCAAGCACCAGCTTCCGCAGGTCGAATACAAGAAGTTCAACTTCGGCGACCGCCGCCGCGCGCTGAAGGCGATCGCGCAGCAATGCGACGCGGCGCATCCCATCGGCAACTACCTGCAGCGCACCGCGCACTCCTGGCAGGTGGCGACGCTGCTGCTCGACCATCTCGGCAGCAAGGAGATGACCGAGTACTCGGCGCACCTGTACGGGCGCCCGGGCGACCGCATCGCCGGGTCTGCGGTCAACAACCTCGAAGCTGCGCGCCATTTCATCGGCGCCGCCGACGACATCCTCGGCAACGATGCGCTGGGCGAGGTCGAGTACTGCCTGTCGGCGGAGATTCTCAAGCACGAGATGGAGCACCGGCTGGCCGAGGTCTTCACCCAGCACAAGGTCACGGTGGTGGTCGATCCGGACCTGGTCGCCAAGGCCGCCGCCGGCCCGACCCGTATCCGCCTGCGCCAGAGCACCTGTTTCTCCGAGTACGACCTGTCGCAGTTGCTGGAGCACGAGGCCTTCGTGCACTCGCTGACCTCGCTCAACGGCCGCAACCAGACCAACCTCGGCAGCCTGGGCCTGAACTCGCCGCGCATCACCGCCACCCAGGAAGGCCTGGCGGTGTTCTCGGAACTGGTCACCGGATCGATCGACATCATGCGCATGAAGCGCATCTCGCTGCGCATCCTGGCGATCGACATGGCCCTGCGCGGCGCCAACTTCATCGAGGTATTCAGCTTCTTCCTGGAGCAGGGCCAGAGCGAGGCCGAGAGCTTCACCTCGGCGATGCGCGTATTCCGCGGCGCGCCCACCGAGGGTGGCTCGGCCTTCACCAAGGACACCGTCTACCTGCACGGCCTGCTCAGCGTGCACACCTTCTTCCGCTGGGCCCTGCGCAGCGGCAAGCTGGAACTGGCGCAGCATCTGTTCGCCGGCAAGATGACCCTGCAGGACGTGGTCGAACTGGAACCCTACGTGCAAAGCGGTTTTATCGACCCGCCGATGTACCTGCCGCCGTGGATGCGCCGCACCAACGGACTCGCCGGGTATCTTTCCTTCTCGCTCTTCGTCAATCGAATCCGCCTCGACCAGGTCGAGCGCGAGCATGTGCTGATGGGTGTGTGA